One genomic window of Channa argus isolate prfri chromosome 5, Channa argus male v1.0, whole genome shotgun sequence includes the following:
- the gpr37l1a gene encoding G-protein coupled receptor 37-like 1, whose translation MRTVFVFLVLFLRTVELRHVPNVPEFQLGSALEGVGPSAAFLGRIESSRVRDLKRVARGAKDGNFRKREPHSPSSHGQPRQYDDPSGYFTTPRSGRYNSAPPLNTSSARGSGLLNPLIPVTDGSYWAYAVMLLALVLFAAGIVGNLALMCIVWHNFYLKSAWNCILAGLAFWDFLVLFFCLPVVVFHELTLKRLLGDLSCRLVPYLEVTSLGVATFSLCALSIDRFHAATSPGPLQTPKVESCQSILSKLSVIWVGSMVLAAPELLLWQLIQETISLPMLPTELQQSQPGGSLMAAFRARTDTLKVDICVREPSVELPENIYSLVLTYHEARMWWFFGCYVCLPLLFTLACDLVTRQVLAQRQVQKPGGNKVTSRCSSSSLSSSSTKKRQHVREHRLRSTVMALTILYISCNLPENICNITLAYVSVAVSAALPALALPALGLIGQFLLFVRCSATPVLLLCLCRSLGQAFMDCCCCCCEECLPDGNSSSACSASTAATSTLSSPTSPSPSSLSPSSKEENMKSALTETTVCDKVKELSTAIGTPC comes from the exons ATGAGAacggtttttgtttttttggttctcTTTCTGCGCACTGTGGAACTCCGTCATGTCCCCAATGTGCCGGAGTTTCAGCTGGGGTCAGCACTTGAGGGTGTTGGACCGTCCGCTGCTTTTCTTGGCCGGATAGAAAGTTCAAGAGTTCGCGACCTGAAGCGGGTCGCCCGAGGAGCAAAAGATGGGAATTTCAGAAAAAGAGAGCCACACTCCCCGAGCAGTCACGGGCAACCGCGACAGTACGACGACCCGAGCGGTTACTTCACCACACCGCGAAGCGGCCGGTACAACTCCGCCCCGCCGCTCAACACTTCATCCGCCCGTGGTTCGGGGCTGCTCAACCCGCTTATCCCTGTCACCGACGGCTCCTACTGGGCGTACGCTGTGATGCTGCTCGCGCTCGTGCTGTTCGCCGCAGGTATCGTGGGGAACCTCGCGCTCATGTGCATCGTGTGGCACAACTTTTACCTGAAGAGCGCGTGGAACTGCATCCTGGCGGGGTTGGCCTTCTGGGATTTCCTCGTGCTCTTCTTCTGCCTGCCCGTGGTCGTCTTCCACGAGCTCACGCTCAAGAGGTTGCTAGGAGACCTGTCCTGTCGGCTCGTGCCCTATTTAGAG GTGACGTCTTTGGGTGTGGCCACATTCAGCCTCTGTGCTCTCAGTATTGATCGTTTCCATGCAGCCACCAGCCCGGGGCCCCTTCAGACGCCGAAGGTAGAGTCTTGCCAGTCCATTCTCTCCAAGCTGTCTGTCATCTGGGTGGGCTCTATGGTGCTCGCTGCCCCCGAGCTGCTTCTTTGGCAGCTCATCCAGGAAACCATCAGCCTGCCGATGCtgccaactgagctgcagcagagcCAGCCAGGGGGCTCACTAATGGCTGCCTTCAGAGCCCGAACAGACACGTTAAAGGTGGATATCTGTGTGAGGGAGCCGTCTGTGGAGCTCCCGGAGAACATCTACTCCCTGGTGCTGACCTACCATGAGGCCCGCATGTGGTGGTTCTTTGGGTGCTACGTCTGTCTGCCACTCCTTTTCACTCTGGCCTGTGACTTGGTGACGAGGCAAGTGTTAGCCCAACGTCAGGTGCAGAAGCCTGGAGGTAACAAGGTGACCAGCAGAtgttcctcttcctctttgtcttcctcctcaACCAAGAAAAGGCAGCACGTGAGGGAACACAGGCTGCGGTCCACTGTGATGGCGCTCACCATTTTGTACATCTCATGCAACCTGCCAGAGAACATTTGTAACATCACCTTGGCGTACGTCTCTGTCGCGGTGTCAGCTGCACTCCCTGCTCTGGCTCTGCCAGCGCTGGGTCTGATTGGACAGTTCCTGCTGTTTGTGCGATGCTCTGCGACGCCGGTGTTGCTGCTTTGCCTGTGTCGCTCGCTGGGTCAGGCCTTCAtggactgctgctgctgctgctgtgaagaATGCCTCCCTGATGGCAATTCCTCTTCAGCTTGCTCAGCCTCAACTGCCGCCACCTCCACCCTGTCCTCGCCCACATCGCCCTCTCCATCCTCCCTGTCTCCTTCCAGCAAAGAGGAGAATATGAAGAGTGCATTGACAGAAACAACAGTCTGTGACAAGGTGAAAGAGTTGTCCACAGCTATCGGGACACCCTGCTGA
- the nol8 gene encoding nucleolar protein 8 isoform X2 — protein MRRLYIGGLSQSVTEKDLKDRFGKFGDVQDVEIRTRKDDEGIPYKTFGYININISEADLKKCLTVLNKSKWKGGTLQIETAKESFLHRLAQERQAAVEQCLQNPAAEDKRQKLLDSLSKAGVDNFTMKAAVPGTEIPGHKDWVVSKFGRVLPILQLRCQKGNRGRTVKYDPSKYSHNIRKLDRTITEQPVTPVTQLTWEVQGGDDDISRKRRGEFPPYEPSRPKKSRSHRINSYNPEGKNRFEQSHQPLNCNETHQLTNGFEANLSPAQRSRAHFNDSDVDSDEEIRRLVAAQQTSHGALRQECEDENLEVVGLDYLVKLGMKGRPDAEEEDDYDSADTDELFASRKPPPPPPKDKLTPSSAESLSENSTNDKRKAKKSKGGEKDEEKCSSDAEEHSIPRTPSSTQQRGESGKQSSQKKSNSTDNPSQKRKVLPFSESDDDDDEDEELESADSCSDSDYEAMFSNVTHLEISMADLQRLAEESQQTSDNTAPSILSTGPKQDTNLTSGPAEQRAPKKGTLPEEILAAIMEEDSSEDEQRKKRKGVKSVPLPAFKGTRVLKEPTDESLKRQTEENDEKKQKLGSESLKLSLNREKCTKTKKMLEITEEDEEEEDKKEGVMKNIAATKHLKIFPNKVPVNNETAETSSFSSCDEEEKERMEACQTVLTNKAAAIASSSSSSSSSEEDDEKQETVSSATDSESSSSSEDEEQAPPQLLFKAEDEEERQRKANMRRLAAVQQRQKEAEEHKKLIQGALANLDTPKAGGGKHVVFGSDDEDKDEQHTTSEVSTLKKTLFHDSQSEDESRDDEASVNENSRVKEKVRLKPSGPQLFDGSEGEDDSDEEEDGGRFDIRPQFEGRAGQKLMELQSRFGTDERFRIDSRFLEEDKKEEKESERKSSLNEEDKTLEEERKKNMEILQSILGSSQQTSIKTASKAKTFRDVAALHYDPSKEEHTVFESKTEETKESKSARRKKREEAQTLPEVSKEIYYEVSGDLKAVFGPTKSDMTGGEEKTSWDQEEEVEEDVEDEEPTQLSSLFSADPSEVKEELTGFKFSFFGDDIERQSVETEYKVESIQAPKVSWKQDPRFHDSSSEEDEEEQEEDEEETNPATKTTEEETPSKVDLFFFYPEDSRLTEGPRLFCCLSQLEEQREQWEERRNALRQEYRKKHKDARRKLKSSQKS, from the exons ATGCGACGGTTGTACATTGGTGGGTTAAGCCAGTCAGTCACTGAGAAAGATCTGAAGGATCGATTTGGAAAGTTTGGAGATGTTCAGGATGTGGAGATCCGGACGAGAAAGGACGATGAGG GCATTCCTTATAAAACCTTTGGCTACATTAACATCAACATTTCAGAGGCTGACCTGAAGAAAT GTTTGACAGTGCTGAATAAATCCAAATGGAAAGGTGGAACTCTGCAGATTGAAACTGCCAAGGAGAGTTTCCTGCACAG ACTGGCTCAGGAACGGCAGGCGGCAGTGGAGCAGTGCCTTCAGAATCCTGCAGCAGAGGACAAGAGACAGAAGCTTCTGGACTCACTGAGTAAAGCCGGCGTGGACAACTTCACCATGAAGGCTGCGGTGCCAGGGACCGAAATACCAGGACACAAA GATTGGGTGGTCAGTAAATTCGGACGAGTCCTCCCCATCCTGCAGCTCAGGTGTCAGAAAGGCAACAGAGGTCGAACGGTGAAATATGACCCATCTAAATACAGCCACAACATCCGCAAGCTGGACCGGACCATCACAGAACAGCCCGTCACACCTGTTACTCAGCTTACCTGGGAGGTGCAAGGTGGGGATGATGACATCAGCAGGAAGAGACGGGGAGAGTTTCCTCCATATGAACCATCAAGACCCAAGAAGAGTCGATCACATAGAATCAACTCCTATAATCCTGAGGGAAAAAACAG ATTTGAGCAGAGTCACCAGCCACTCAATTGCAATGAGACTCATCAGTTGACCAATGGATTTGAAGCCAACCTCAGTCCAGCTCAGAGAAGCAGGGCACATTTTAACGACAGTGATGTTGATTCAGATGAGGAAATCCGCAGGCTGGTGGCAGCTCAGCAGACCTCCCATGGTGCTCTGAGGCAGGAATGTGAAGATGAGAACCTGGAAGTGGTCGGACTGGACTACTTGGTGAAGTTGGGAATGAAAG GTAGGCCAGATGCCGAAGAAGAGGATGACTATGACTCAGCTGACACAGATGAACTGTTTGCCTCCAGGaaaccacctcctcctccaccgaAGGATAAACTGACTCCATCAAGTGCAGAATCCCTCTCAGAGAATAGCACAAATGACAagagaaaggcaaagaaaagtAAAGGTGGAGAGAAAGACGAGGAAAAATGTTCATCAGATGCTGAAGAACACAGCATCCCCAGGACACCTTCATCTACACAGCAGCGAGGGGAGTCTGGTAAACAGAGttctcagaaaaaaagcaacagcacTGACAACCCAAGTCAGAAGAGGAAGGTCCTCCCATTTTCAGaatcagatgatgatgatgatgaagatgaggaatTAGAATCAGCTGATTCCTGTTCAGATTCTGACTATGAGGCCATGTTTTCCAATGTCACCCATCTGGAGATCTCTATGGCTGATTTACAGAGGTTAGCTGAAGAATCCCAGCAGACCTCTGACAATACAGCTCCCAGCATCCTCAGCACTGGTCCCAAACAAGACACTAATCTCACATCTGGCCCAGCAGAACAACGGGCTCCTAAGAAAGGAACCTTGCCTGAAGAAATCTTGGCTGCAATTATGGAGGAAGACAGCAGTGAGGAtgagcagaggaagaaaagaaaaggtgtCAAATCAGTGCCACTGCCTGCCTTCAAGGGGACAAGAGTCCTGAAAGAGCCAACAGATGAGTCTctgaagagacagacagaggagaacgacgaaaaaaaacagaagctggGCTCTGAATCACTGAAGCTGAGTCtaaacagagagaaatgcacaaaaacaaagaagatgCTAGAGATCACAGAggaagacgaggaggaggaggataaaAAAGAGGGGGTGATGAAAAATATTGCcgctacaaaacatttgaaaatattccCAAATAAAGTTCCTGTAAACAACGAGACAGCTGAAACTAGTTCCTTCTCTAGCTGTGacgaggaggagaaggagaggatgGAGGCTTGTCAGACTGTTCTTACAAATAAAGCTGCTGCAATagcttcatcttcatcttcaagCTCTTCCTCTGAGGAAGATGACGAAAAGCAAGAGACTGTTTCTTCTGCTACTGACAGTGAATCCTCGTCCTCATCGGAAGATGAAGAGCAGGCTCCTCCCCAGCTGTTGTTTAAAgctgaggatgaagaggagcGGCAGAGGAAAGCCAACATGAGGAGGCTGGCTGCTGtacagcagagacagaaggaggCTGAGGAGCACAAGAAGCTCATCCAGGGAGCCCTAGCCAACCTG GACACACCAAAAGCAGGAGGAGGCAAGCACGTAGTCTTCGGTTCTGATGATGAGGATAAAGATGAGCAGCATACAACCTCAGAGGTTTCGACACTGAAAAAGACCCTGTTCCATGACAGCCAGTCAGAGGATGAATCCAGAGATGATGAGGCATCAGTCAATGAGAACAGCAGAGTAAAAGAAAAG GTGCGTCTAAAGCCGTCAGGCCCTCAGCTATTCGATGGCAGTGAGGGTGAGGATGATAGcgatgaagaggaagatggcGGCAGGTTTGACATCAGGCCTCAGTTTGAAGGTCGAGCAGGACAGAAG CTCATGGAGCTGCAGTCTCGCTTTGGGACAGACGAGCGTTTCCGGATTGACTCTCGCTTCCTGGAGGAGGacaagaaggaggagaaagagtcAG AGAGGAAGAGTAGTTTGAATGAGGAGGATAAAActctggaggaggagaggaagaagaataTGGAAATCCTACAGAGCATCCTCGGCAGCAGCCAACAAACATCCATCAAGACAGCTAGCAAAGCAAAGACCTTCAG agaTGTTGCAGCTCTGCATTATGACCCCAGCAAAGAAGAACACACTGTGTTTGAGAGCAAAACAGAGGAAACGAAGGAGAG CAAGTCTGCtaggaggaagaagagggaagAAGCTCAGACACTTCCAGAGGTTTCGAAAGAGATTTATTACGAGGTGTCAGGTGACCTGAAGGCTGTTTTTGGCCCAACGAAGAGTGACAtgacaggaggagaagagaagacaaGCTGGGACcaagaggaggaagtggaggaagaCGTCGAAGATGAAGAGCCGACCCAGCTGTCATCTCTCTTCTCAGCTGATCCAAGTGAAGTCAAAGAGGAGTTGACTGGATTTAAATTCTCCTTCTTTGGAGACGACATAGAGAGACAAAGTGTAGAGACAG aATACAAAGTGGAGAGCATCCAGGCGCCAAAGGTGTCATGGAAACAAGACCCCCGTTTTCATGACAGCAGctcagaggaagatgaagaagagcaggaggaagatgaggaggagaccAATCCTGCTACTAAAACCACAGA AGAGGAGACTCCTTCAAAGGTGgatctcttcttcttctaccCTGAAGACAGCAGATTGACAG AGGGTCCCAGGTTGTTCTGTTGCTTGTCTCAACTGGAGGAGCAGAGGGAGCAGTGGGAGGAAAGGAGGAACGCACTCAGACAG GAGTACCGCAAGAAACACAAGGACGCCAGGAGGAAGCTGAAGTCTTCCCAGAAGAGCTGA
- the nol8 gene encoding nucleolar protein 8 isoform X1, with protein MRRLYIGGLSQSVTEKDLKDRFGKFGDVQDVEIRTRKDDEGIPYKTFGYININISEADLKKCLTVLNKSKWKGGTLQIETAKESFLHRLAQERQAAVEQCLQNPAAEDKRQKLLDSLSKAGVDNFTMKAAVPGTEIPGHKDWVVSKFGRVLPILQLRCQKGNRGRTVKYDPSKYSHNIRKLDRTITEQPVTPVTQLTWEVQGGDDDISRKRRGEFPPYEPSRPKKSRSHRINSYNPEGKNRFEQSHQPLNCNETHQLTNGFEANLSPAQRSRAHFNDSDVDSDEEIRRLVAAQQTSHGALRQECEDENLEVVGLDYLVKLGMKGRPDAEEEDDYDSADTDELFASRKPPPPPPKDKLTPSSAESLSENSTNDKRKAKKSKGGEKDEEKCSSDAEEHSIPRTPSSTQQRGESGKQSSQKKSNSTDNPSQKRKVLPFSESDDDDDEDEELESADSCSDSDYEAMFSNVTHLEISMADLQRLAEESQQTSDNTAPSILSTGPKQDTNLTSGPAEQRAPKKGTLPEEILAAIMEEDSSEDEQRKKRKGVKSVPLPAFKGTRVLKEPTDESLKRQTEENDEKKQKLGSESLKLSLNREKCTKTKKMLEITEEDEEEEDKKEGVMKNIAATKHLKIFPNKVPVNNETAETSSFSSCDEEEKERMEACQTVLTNKAAAIASSSSSSSSSEEDDEKQETVSSATDSESSSSSEDEEQAPPQLLFKAEDEEERQRKANMRRLAAVQQRQKEAEEHKKLIQGALANLDTPKAGGGKHVVFGSDDEDKDEQHTTSEVSTLKKTLFHDSQSEDESRDDEASVNENSRVKEKVRLKPSGPQLFDGSEGEDDSDEEEDGGRFDIRPQFEGRAGQKLMELQSRFGTDERFRIDSRFLEEDKKEEKESERKSSLNEEDKTLEEERKKNMEILQSILGSSQQTSIKTASKAKTFRDVAALHYDPSKEEHTVFESKTEETKESKSARRKKREEAQTLPEVSKEIYYEVSGDLKAVFGPTKSDMTGGEEKTSWDQEEEVEEDVEDEEPTQLSSLFSADPSEVKEELTGFKFSFFGDDIERQSVETAEYKVESIQAPKVSWKQDPRFHDSSSEEDEEEQEEDEEETNPATKTTEEETPSKVDLFFFYPEDSRLTEGPRLFCCLSQLEEQREQWEERRNALRQEYRKKHKDARRKLKSSQKS; from the exons ATGCGACGGTTGTACATTGGTGGGTTAAGCCAGTCAGTCACTGAGAAAGATCTGAAGGATCGATTTGGAAAGTTTGGAGATGTTCAGGATGTGGAGATCCGGACGAGAAAGGACGATGAGG GCATTCCTTATAAAACCTTTGGCTACATTAACATCAACATTTCAGAGGCTGACCTGAAGAAAT GTTTGACAGTGCTGAATAAATCCAAATGGAAAGGTGGAACTCTGCAGATTGAAACTGCCAAGGAGAGTTTCCTGCACAG ACTGGCTCAGGAACGGCAGGCGGCAGTGGAGCAGTGCCTTCAGAATCCTGCAGCAGAGGACAAGAGACAGAAGCTTCTGGACTCACTGAGTAAAGCCGGCGTGGACAACTTCACCATGAAGGCTGCGGTGCCAGGGACCGAAATACCAGGACACAAA GATTGGGTGGTCAGTAAATTCGGACGAGTCCTCCCCATCCTGCAGCTCAGGTGTCAGAAAGGCAACAGAGGTCGAACGGTGAAATATGACCCATCTAAATACAGCCACAACATCCGCAAGCTGGACCGGACCATCACAGAACAGCCCGTCACACCTGTTACTCAGCTTACCTGGGAGGTGCAAGGTGGGGATGATGACATCAGCAGGAAGAGACGGGGAGAGTTTCCTCCATATGAACCATCAAGACCCAAGAAGAGTCGATCACATAGAATCAACTCCTATAATCCTGAGGGAAAAAACAG ATTTGAGCAGAGTCACCAGCCACTCAATTGCAATGAGACTCATCAGTTGACCAATGGATTTGAAGCCAACCTCAGTCCAGCTCAGAGAAGCAGGGCACATTTTAACGACAGTGATGTTGATTCAGATGAGGAAATCCGCAGGCTGGTGGCAGCTCAGCAGACCTCCCATGGTGCTCTGAGGCAGGAATGTGAAGATGAGAACCTGGAAGTGGTCGGACTGGACTACTTGGTGAAGTTGGGAATGAAAG GTAGGCCAGATGCCGAAGAAGAGGATGACTATGACTCAGCTGACACAGATGAACTGTTTGCCTCCAGGaaaccacctcctcctccaccgaAGGATAAACTGACTCCATCAAGTGCAGAATCCCTCTCAGAGAATAGCACAAATGACAagagaaaggcaaagaaaagtAAAGGTGGAGAGAAAGACGAGGAAAAATGTTCATCAGATGCTGAAGAACACAGCATCCCCAGGACACCTTCATCTACACAGCAGCGAGGGGAGTCTGGTAAACAGAGttctcagaaaaaaagcaacagcacTGACAACCCAAGTCAGAAGAGGAAGGTCCTCCCATTTTCAGaatcagatgatgatgatgatgaagatgaggaatTAGAATCAGCTGATTCCTGTTCAGATTCTGACTATGAGGCCATGTTTTCCAATGTCACCCATCTGGAGATCTCTATGGCTGATTTACAGAGGTTAGCTGAAGAATCCCAGCAGACCTCTGACAATACAGCTCCCAGCATCCTCAGCACTGGTCCCAAACAAGACACTAATCTCACATCTGGCCCAGCAGAACAACGGGCTCCTAAGAAAGGAACCTTGCCTGAAGAAATCTTGGCTGCAATTATGGAGGAAGACAGCAGTGAGGAtgagcagaggaagaaaagaaaaggtgtCAAATCAGTGCCACTGCCTGCCTTCAAGGGGACAAGAGTCCTGAAAGAGCCAACAGATGAGTCTctgaagagacagacagaggagaacgacgaaaaaaaacagaagctggGCTCTGAATCACTGAAGCTGAGTCtaaacagagagaaatgcacaaaaacaaagaagatgCTAGAGATCACAGAggaagacgaggaggaggaggataaaAAAGAGGGGGTGATGAAAAATATTGCcgctacaaaacatttgaaaatattccCAAATAAAGTTCCTGTAAACAACGAGACAGCTGAAACTAGTTCCTTCTCTAGCTGTGacgaggaggagaaggagaggatgGAGGCTTGTCAGACTGTTCTTACAAATAAAGCTGCTGCAATagcttcatcttcatcttcaagCTCTTCCTCTGAGGAAGATGACGAAAAGCAAGAGACTGTTTCTTCTGCTACTGACAGTGAATCCTCGTCCTCATCGGAAGATGAAGAGCAGGCTCCTCCCCAGCTGTTGTTTAAAgctgaggatgaagaggagcGGCAGAGGAAAGCCAACATGAGGAGGCTGGCTGCTGtacagcagagacagaaggaggCTGAGGAGCACAAGAAGCTCATCCAGGGAGCCCTAGCCAACCTG GACACACCAAAAGCAGGAGGAGGCAAGCACGTAGTCTTCGGTTCTGATGATGAGGATAAAGATGAGCAGCATACAACCTCAGAGGTTTCGACACTGAAAAAGACCCTGTTCCATGACAGCCAGTCAGAGGATGAATCCAGAGATGATGAGGCATCAGTCAATGAGAACAGCAGAGTAAAAGAAAAG GTGCGTCTAAAGCCGTCAGGCCCTCAGCTATTCGATGGCAGTGAGGGTGAGGATGATAGcgatgaagaggaagatggcGGCAGGTTTGACATCAGGCCTCAGTTTGAAGGTCGAGCAGGACAGAAG CTCATGGAGCTGCAGTCTCGCTTTGGGACAGACGAGCGTTTCCGGATTGACTCTCGCTTCCTGGAGGAGGacaagaaggaggagaaagagtcAG AGAGGAAGAGTAGTTTGAATGAGGAGGATAAAActctggaggaggagaggaagaagaataTGGAAATCCTACAGAGCATCCTCGGCAGCAGCCAACAAACATCCATCAAGACAGCTAGCAAAGCAAAGACCTTCAG agaTGTTGCAGCTCTGCATTATGACCCCAGCAAAGAAGAACACACTGTGTTTGAGAGCAAAACAGAGGAAACGAAGGAGAG CAAGTCTGCtaggaggaagaagagggaagAAGCTCAGACACTTCCAGAGGTTTCGAAAGAGATTTATTACGAGGTGTCAGGTGACCTGAAGGCTGTTTTTGGCCCAACGAAGAGTGACAtgacaggaggagaagagaagacaaGCTGGGACcaagaggaggaagtggaggaagaCGTCGAAGATGAAGAGCCGACCCAGCTGTCATCTCTCTTCTCAGCTGATCCAAGTGAAGTCAAAGAGGAGTTGACTGGATTTAAATTCTCCTTCTTTGGAGACGACATAGAGAGACAAAGTGTAGAGACAG cagaATACAAAGTGGAGAGCATCCAGGCGCCAAAGGTGTCATGGAAACAAGACCCCCGTTTTCATGACAGCAGctcagaggaagatgaagaagagcaggaggaagatgaggaggagaccAATCCTGCTACTAAAACCACAGA AGAGGAGACTCCTTCAAAGGTGgatctcttcttcttctaccCTGAAGACAGCAGATTGACAG AGGGTCCCAGGTTGTTCTGTTGCTTGTCTCAACTGGAGGAGCAGAGGGAGCAGTGGGAGGAAAGGAGGAACGCACTCAGACAG GAGTACCGCAAGAAACACAAGGACGCCAGGAGGAAGCTGAAGTCTTCCCAGAAGAGCTGA